In a genomic window of Pedobacter sp. KBS0701:
- a CDS encoding gluconate 2-dehydrogenase subunit 3 family protein produces the protein MHRREALKNVAFLLGGAISASTMGVLFESFTLPENEKNFVSYSLEDEKIFAEFADIIVPTTKSSAGAKAAGLGKFIPMMMKDCYPATMQTSFAQGFKDLQAKSMKDFGKSYITLTPADRKKLMIDLRAIALAQKDGQSEENKDLVYFFITARDLTLLGYYSSEIGCTKAREYVLIPGRYDGNAPLKPGQRSWAT, from the coding sequence ATGCACAGAAGAGAAGCACTCAAAAACGTTGCATTTTTGCTGGGAGGAGCAATCTCGGCAAGTACAATGGGCGTGTTATTTGAAAGTTTTACGCTCCCCGAAAATGAAAAAAACTTCGTAAGCTATTCGCTTGAAGACGAAAAGATCTTTGCAGAATTTGCTGACATTATTGTCCCGACGACCAAATCCTCTGCAGGTGCCAAGGCCGCAGGTTTAGGTAAGTTTATTCCGATGATGATGAAAGATTGTTACCCTGCAACCATGCAAACCTCCTTTGCACAAGGATTTAAAGATCTTCAGGCAAAATCAATGAAAGATTTCGGGAAAAGCTATATCACTTTAACACCGGCCGACCGCAAAAAGTTAATGATCGATTTGAGGGCAATCGCACTTGCACAAAAAGATGGCCAATCAGAAGAGAACAAAGATTTAGTTTACTTTTTTATCACGGCAAGAGATTTGACCTTACTCGGTTACTATTCTTCAGAAATTGGTTGCACCAAAGCAAGGGAATATGTCCTTATTCCGGGCCGATATGATGGCAATGCGCCATTAAAGCCAGGCCAAAGATCCTGGGCAACCTAA